The following proteins are encoded in a genomic region of Brachypodium distachyon strain Bd21 chromosome 1, Brachypodium_distachyon_v3.0, whole genome shotgun sequence:
- the LOC100834856 gene encoding peroxidase 70: protein MASYVLPVLLLLCVAASASASPGLSPRFYARSCPGALDTIRIAVEEAVRNEPRMGASLLRLHFHDCFVQGCDASVLLNDTATFTGEQSAAPNVASIRGFAVIDNIKARVEAICRQTVSCADILALAARDSVVALGGPSWTVPLGRRDSTTASLSLANSDLPAPSFDVANLTAAFAAKNLSVTDMVALSGGHTIGDSQCLNFRDRIYNETNNIDAAFATSLKSICPRSTSSGNSSLAPLDVATPTAFDNKYYGNLLAKKGLLHSDQVLVNARGGVGGLVRRYAGSPARFGKDFGAAMVRMGNVSPLTGSQGQIRLICSRVN, encoded by the exons ATGGCCTCTTATGTGTTGCCAGTGTTGCTGCTCCTGTGTGTAGCGGCGTCGGCGTCAGCCTCGCCTGGGCTGTCGCCGAGGTTCTATGCGAGATCGTGTCCCGGAGCTCTGGACACCATCAGGATCGCCGTGGAGGAGGCCGTGAGGAACGAGCCCCGCATGGGGGCCTCTCTGCTCCGGCTGCActtccacgactgcttcgtCCAA GGCTGCGACGCATCGGTGCTGCTGAATGACACGGCCACCTTCACCGGCGAGCAAAGCGCTGCTCCCAACGTGGCGTCCATCCGAGGCTTCGCCGTCATCGACAACATCAAGGCCCGTGTCGAGGCCATCTGCCGGCAGACcgtctcctgcgccgacatCCTTGCCCTCGCCGCCCGCGACTCCGTCGTCGCC ctGGGAGGCCCATCATGGACAGTCCCACTAGGCCGCCGGGACTCAACAACAGCAAGTCTCTCCCTAGCCAACAGCGACCTCCCAGCTCCATCCTTCGACGTGGCCAACCTGACagccgccttcgccgccaaGAACCTCAGCGTGACCGACATGGTGGCCCTCTCAGGCGGCCACACAATCGGGGACTCGCAGTGCCTCAACTTCAGGGACAGGATCTACAACGAGACCAACAACATCGACGCCGCCTTCGCGACGTCGCTCAAATCCATCTGCCCGCGCTCCACGAGCTCCGGCAACAGCAGCCTGGCGCCTCTGGACGTAGCAACGCCCACAGCATTCGACAACAAGTACTATGGGAACTTGTTGGCGAAGAAGGGGCTCTTGCATTCGGACCAGGTGCTGGTGAATGCCAGAGGCGGCGTTGGCGGGCTTGTCAGGAGGTATGCGGGCTCCCCTGCGAGGTTTGGGAAGGATTTTGGGGCTGCCATGGTGAGGATGGGGAATGTGAGCCCGCTCACTGGGTCGCAGGGCCAGATCAGGCTCATTTGTTCCAGGGTTAACTGA